A genomic region of Actinomycetota bacterium contains the following coding sequences:
- a CDS encoding FGGY family carbohydrate kinase codes for MDTVCALDLGTGSVRACLVSTDGLIVARRGVRIRARAAEGVAAGLEYEPGELRDAIAAAISAARTDAPAGMRIAAMTAAAMRPSCALLDAAGAALYLGPNRDARGVGEAVELLRRDRDLIHAVTGQLPPILSWSARLRWFAANQPEVLAAASVATSIEGWMLSLFGVEPAMDFSSASANGLFDIAAGGWSDQMLSLVSFPSDRLARVLAAGTVLGPAHGEFARELGLEGVPVCAGAGDTHAALAGSGAWREGETAIIAGTSMPVARVVANPGPRSARLWSSRHLRPGFGVVESNTGESGFVWEWLAETLGVEVFELDDLARAAQPTAVIAHLGTVPQDFADMPLLHSGGFVFGLPPGMFGAGRAGLARAGIEAAAWAAAEALSWVDAETVGIGPVRVCGGMTQSELWLETLAAALGRPILVVAEDSAAIGVAACAAEGSGLVADAGSVLDAAARRGREVHPDDALVAAMSAGLPRWQEIVANLGRGAMRISALLGS; via the coding sequence ATGGATACGGTGTGCGCGCTCGACCTCGGGACGGGGAGCGTTCGGGCGTGCCTGGTTTCGACCGACGGTTTGATCGTCGCGCGCCGAGGAGTACGAATTCGCGCGCGCGCGGCCGAGGGTGTTGCCGCGGGTCTGGAGTACGAACCCGGCGAACTTCGTGACGCTATCGCCGCCGCGATCTCGGCGGCAAGAACCGACGCTCCGGCGGGAATGAGGATCGCGGCGATGACCGCCGCCGCAATGCGTCCGTCTTGTGCCTTGCTCGACGCCGCCGGCGCGGCTTTGTATCTGGGGCCGAACCGGGATGCGCGCGGGGTTGGCGAAGCCGTCGAGTTGTTGCGCCGGGACCGTGACCTCATTCATGCGGTGACGGGTCAGCTCCCTCCGATCTTGTCGTGGTCGGCAAGGTTGCGTTGGTTCGCCGCGAATCAGCCCGAGGTGCTCGCGGCAGCTTCCGTCGCCACCAGCATCGAGGGTTGGATGCTGTCGCTGTTTGGAGTGGAGCCGGCGATGGACTTTTCGTCGGCGTCGGCGAACGGACTGTTCGACATCGCGGCCGGGGGATGGTCGGATCAGATGCTGTCCTTGGTGAGCTTTCCTTCGGATCGGCTCGCTCGTGTTCTCGCCGCAGGTACCGTCCTGGGCCCAGCCCACGGTGAGTTCGCGCGCGAACTGGGTTTGGAGGGAGTCCCAGTCTGTGCCGGCGCTGGGGATACTCACGCGGCCCTCGCCGGGAGCGGGGCCTGGCGGGAGGGCGAGACGGCGATCATCGCGGGAACGTCGATGCCGGTTGCCAGGGTCGTGGCGAATCCGGGTCCGCGCTCTGCGAGGCTGTGGTCGAGTCGTCACCTGCGACCGGGCTTCGGGGTCGTCGAGTCGAATACCGGTGAGTCGGGTTTCGTCTGGGAGTGGCTGGCGGAGACCCTCGGGGTCGAAGTTTTCGAACTCGATGATCTGGCGCGCGCCGCACAGCCGACAGCGGTGATCGCTCATCTGGGGACTGTTCCGCAGGACTTCGCCGACATGCCGTTGCTGCACAGTGGAGGCTTCGTCTTCGGACTGCCGCCGGGGATGTTCGGCGCGGGGCGTGCCGGACTGGCGCGCGCGGGAATCGAAGCCGCGGCGTGGGCTGCCGCCGAAGCGCTTTCGTGGGTCGATGCTGAGACGGTCGGAATCGGGCCTGTTCGTGTATGTGGCGGAATGACCCAGTCTGAGTTGTGGCTCGAGACCCTGGCCGCCGCGCTCGGTCGGCCGATCCTGGTCGTCGCCGAGGATTCCGCTGCGATCGGGGTCGCGGCGTGCGCCGCTGAAGGGTCGGGATTGGTTGCGGACGCGGGGAGCGTGCTGGACGCCGCCGCGCGCCGCGGACGCGAGGTTCACCCGGACGACGCGCTCGTCGCAGCGATGAGCGCGGGATTGCCGCGGTGGCAAGAGATTGTTGCGAATTTGGGGCGGGGCGCCATGAGGATCTCGGCCCTTTTGGGCTCTTAG
- a CDS encoding zinc ribbon domain-containing protein codes for MPLYDYECRSCGSRFELLISAARADDVACEGCGATEVRRLLPVIAGLGGRAEAPSTPCGGSPCGQACPV; via the coding sequence ATGCCCCTCTATGACTACGAGTGTCGCTCCTGTGGGTCCCGTTTCGAGTTGCTGATCAGCGCCGCGCGTGCCGATGACGTCGCCTGTGAAGGGTGCGGGGCAACCGAAGTCCGGCGCCTGCTTCCGGTTATCGCCGGTCTCGGAGGCCGGGCTGAGGCTCCATCGACTCCGTGTGGCGGCAGCCCGTGCGGGCAAGCCTGTCCGGTCTGA
- a CDS encoding type IV toxin-antitoxin system AbiEi family antitoxin domain-containing protein, with amino-acid sequence MRASYDPKRTEKSVDGAVARVAANQHGLLTRAQALKTGATPGMIRWRLQAGRWQRVLPSTYLVAGAPPSWRRQAMAACLHLGPGATLSFRAAATLCGMTDIKTRRLEVTVTKHRNRSGNPRIVIHIPEDPSPPEDLTTIDGIPVTKPARTLLDLATIESADVLEQCLDDALRRRLVSIAFLERWLADPQRKRHRGARRLQRLVDERAARGVTESPVETSVLQLIRSRRLPLPMLQYVVTDAGRFIARLDFAYPDQRVAIEVDGFRHHDTRATFDDERARGNAIEALGWRILRVTAAHLERDPDAVIAWIARALEG; translated from the coding sequence ATGAGGGCGTCATACGACCCAAAACGTACGGAGAAGTCCGTCGACGGAGCCGTCGCGCGCGTCGCCGCCAACCAGCACGGCCTGCTAACGCGCGCGCAAGCTCTCAAGACCGGGGCGACGCCCGGAATGATCCGATGGCGGCTGCAGGCCGGACGGTGGCAACGAGTTCTCCCCAGCACCTACCTCGTCGCGGGCGCCCCACCGAGCTGGCGACGGCAGGCGATGGCTGCCTGTCTGCATCTCGGGCCTGGCGCCACGCTGTCTTTCCGAGCGGCAGCGACGCTGTGCGGCATGACCGACATCAAGACTCGGCGATTGGAGGTAACGGTGACGAAGCACCGCAACCGCTCGGGCAACCCCCGGATCGTGATCCACATCCCCGAGGATCCAAGCCCACCAGAGGATCTGACTACGATCGACGGGATCCCCGTCACGAAACCCGCTCGCACCTTGCTCGATCTGGCAACAATCGAGTCGGCCGACGTGCTCGAGCAATGCCTGGACGACGCGCTGCGGCGTCGGTTGGTGTCGATAGCGTTTCTCGAGCGATGGCTCGCAGATCCCCAGCGCAAACGACATCGCGGCGCGCGCAGGCTTCAACGACTCGTCGACGAGCGCGCCGCGCGCGGGGTAACCGAGAGTCCCGTTGAGACGAGCGTCCTCCAGTTGATCCGCTCGCGGAGACTGCCGCTGCCGATGCTGCAATACGTCGTCACCGATGCCGGCCGGTTCATCGCTCGGCTCGACTTCGCCTATCCCGATCAACGCGTCGCAATCGAGGTCGACGGATTCAGGCACCACGACACGCGCGCGACCTTCGACGACGAGCGCGCGCGCGGCAACGCCATCGAAGCGCTCGGATGGCGAATCCTGCGCGTCACCGCAGCACACCTGGAACGCGATCCCGACGCGGTAATCGCGTGGATCGCGCGCGCGCTCGAGGGCTGA
- the argS gene encoding arginine--tRNA ligase: MVQYQLAALLRRAIEHAQEVGSLPEFEVPAFEMERPARKEHGDWSSGIALVVARQAGRKPRDIADAIVAAAEVIEHDSREHVAKFEVAGPGFINITLTHAWLTDIVREVESAGPDWGRSKLPASERIQVEFVSANPTGPLHLGHGRWAAVGDTLARLLEWTGQDVKREFYVNDFGRQIDLFAASIAVRYLERFGRDAGPIPEGGYRGAYVGELAAEIAAEVGDRYVEAPESDRLAFFREQGYRRMLAHQRATLERFGVVFDVWFSETTLHDEGAVQRIIEVLNELGHVYEQDGARWLRTTDFGDDKDRVLVRSEAFGGIPTYVAPDIAYFLDKLRRGFQRMIYLLGADHHGFARRMCASISALGEDPEHCEFMLGQFVHLTRAGESVKMSKRTGEAVTFDELLEEVGVDAARYLLVRTSIDQTINFDLDLAVSQTQENPVYYVQYAHARICSIMRHAADQGVQTEPVDGVALEELQHESELDLLRKIAELPEAVQVAARLRAPHRMTRFAEELAALFHGFYRDCRVVTEDAALTQARLHLARATQISLHNVLALLGVSAPESM, encoded by the coding sequence GTGGTTCAGTATCAGCTTGCCGCGCTCTTGCGACGCGCGATCGAGCACGCCCAAGAGGTCGGCTCCCTTCCCGAGTTCGAGGTGCCGGCGTTTGAGATGGAGCGTCCCGCGCGCAAGGAGCACGGGGACTGGTCGAGTGGAATCGCACTGGTGGTGGCGAGGCAGGCCGGCAGAAAGCCTCGGGACATCGCCGATGCGATCGTCGCGGCCGCGGAGGTAATCGAGCACGACAGCCGGGAGCACGTCGCGAAGTTCGAGGTTGCCGGTCCCGGCTTCATCAACATCACTTTGACGCATGCTTGGCTGACCGACATCGTCCGGGAGGTCGAGTCGGCCGGACCCGACTGGGGGCGCTCGAAGTTGCCGGCTTCCGAGCGAATCCAGGTTGAGTTCGTGTCGGCGAACCCAACCGGGCCTCTGCACTTGGGACATGGACGGTGGGCGGCCGTCGGTGACACCCTCGCGCGACTGCTGGAGTGGACCGGCCAGGATGTCAAGCGTGAGTTCTACGTCAACGACTTCGGCCGGCAGATTGACCTGTTCGCCGCATCCATCGCCGTTCGCTACCTCGAGCGCTTCGGGCGCGATGCCGGGCCGATTCCGGAGGGAGGGTATCGGGGCGCGTACGTCGGCGAGTTGGCGGCGGAGATTGCCGCCGAGGTTGGGGATCGGTACGTCGAGGCTCCCGAGTCCGATCGTTTGGCGTTCTTCCGCGAGCAGGGATACCGACGGATGCTCGCGCATCAAAGGGCCACGCTGGAGCGCTTCGGCGTCGTGTTCGATGTCTGGTTCAGTGAGACGACCCTGCACGACGAGGGCGCGGTTCAGCGCATCATCGAGGTGCTGAATGAACTCGGGCACGTCTACGAGCAGGACGGCGCGCGCTGGTTGCGCACGACCGATTTTGGGGATGATAAGGATCGAGTGCTGGTGCGGTCTGAGGCGTTCGGAGGGATTCCGACCTACGTTGCGCCGGATATTGCGTACTTCCTGGACAAGCTCCGTCGCGGGTTTCAACGGATGATCTACCTGCTCGGCGCCGATCACCATGGGTTCGCGCGCCGGATGTGCGCGAGCATTTCCGCGCTGGGCGAGGATCCCGAGCACTGCGAGTTCATGCTGGGCCAGTTCGTGCATCTCACGCGCGCCGGTGAGTCCGTCAAGATGTCCAAGCGCACGGGAGAAGCGGTGACCTTCGACGAGTTGTTGGAGGAGGTCGGTGTCGATGCCGCGCGATACTTGCTCGTGCGCACGAGCATCGACCAGACGATCAACTTCGACCTCGATCTTGCCGTCAGCCAGACGCAAGAGAACCCGGTCTACTACGTGCAGTACGCACACGCGCGCATCTGCTCGATCATGCGTCACGCCGCAGACCAAGGCGTTCAGACGGAACCGGTCGATGGAGTGGCGCTGGAGGAGCTGCAGCACGAGAGCGAGCTGGACTTGCTGCGCAAGATCGCCGAGCTGCCAGAAGCCGTGCAGGTGGCCGCGCGCTTGCGCGCGCCGCACCGGATGACCCGCTTTGCCGAGGAACTCGCGGCGCTGTTCCACGGGTTCTATCGCGACTGCCGCGTGGTGACCGAGGACGCCGCCCTCACGCAGGCGCGGCTGCATCTGGCGCGCGCCACGCAGATCTCGCTTCACAACGTTCTCGCGCTGCTCGGCGTCTCGGCGCCGGAGTCGATGTAA
- the lysA gene encoding diaminopimelate decarboxylase: MPHTLRDVLPASARLRPDGHLEIGGCDTVDLAEEFGTPLFVMCEQTFRERARAYLEAYPDADVYYAGKAFLCVAMARMVAEEGLGLDVSSGGELHTALAAEFPPDRIVFHGNNKRDDELAMAIDKGVGRIVADSLEELERINGLAAEAGARACVLLRVTPGVEAHTHEYIQTGQEDSKFGMSIEGGAALEAVKLSRDLANIDVAGFHAHIGSNITGVEAFLKTIEILVEFCAAAREQAGYVVRELNLGGGLGIAYTRGDFAARVDHFAAEARAKLEEEVTRHGLPVPRLAVEPGRWLVANSTLTLYRVGVVKDIPGVRTYVAVDGGMSDNIRPALYGARYEALLANRADAPAERAVTIAGSHCEQGDVLIRDIPLPAGVKRGDLLAILATGAYGYSMASNYNRFPRPAVIAVRDGKARTLIRRETYEDLVARDV; the protein is encoded by the coding sequence ATGCCGCACACGCTTCGCGACGTCTTGCCGGCCAGCGCGCGCCTTCGCCCCGACGGCCACCTCGAGATCGGCGGATGCGACACGGTCGATCTGGCCGAGGAGTTTGGGACGCCGCTGTTCGTCATGTGCGAACAGACCTTTCGGGAGCGCGCGCGCGCCTACCTCGAGGCCTATCCCGATGCCGACGTTTACTACGCGGGAAAGGCATTCTTGTGCGTCGCGATGGCGCGCATGGTCGCCGAGGAAGGACTTGGTCTGGACGTTTCGTCCGGCGGTGAGTTGCACACCGCGCTTGCGGCCGAGTTCCCGCCGGATCGGATCGTGTTCCACGGCAACAACAAGCGCGACGACGAGCTGGCGATGGCGATCGACAAGGGCGTCGGCCGGATCGTGGCGGATTCGTTGGAGGAGCTGGAGCGGATCAACGGCCTGGCGGCGGAGGCCGGCGCGCGCGCGTGTGTGCTGCTGCGGGTGACTCCGGGCGTAGAGGCGCACACGCACGAGTACATCCAGACCGGCCAGGAGGATTCGAAGTTCGGGATGTCCATCGAAGGCGGCGCTGCGCTGGAGGCGGTGAAGCTGTCGCGCGACCTGGCGAACATCGACGTTGCCGGCTTCCACGCCCACATCGGAAGCAACATTACGGGCGTCGAGGCTTTTCTAAAGACGATCGAGATCCTCGTTGAGTTCTGCGCGGCCGCGCGCGAGCAGGCCGGTTACGTCGTGCGGGAGTTGAACCTGGGCGGCGGATTGGGGATCGCCTACACGCGGGGAGATTTCGCGGCGCGCGTGGACCACTTCGCTGCGGAGGCGCGCGCCAAGTTGGAGGAAGAGGTGACCCGCCACGGCCTGCCCGTGCCGCGCTTGGCTGTTGAGCCCGGCCGGTGGTTGGTGGCGAACTCCACCCTGACGCTGTACCGGGTCGGCGTGGTCAAGGACATTCCGGGGGTGCGCACCTACGTCGCGGTGGACGGTGGGATGAGCGACAACATCCGGCCCGCGCTATACGGCGCGCGCTACGAAGCCCTTCTTGCGAACCGGGCCGACGCACCGGCCGAGCGCGCGGTCACGATCGCAGGTTCGCACTGCGAGCAGGGCGACGTGCTCATTCGTGATATCCCACTTCCGGCCGGAGTGAAGCGCGGAGACTTGCTTGCGATTCTCGCGACCGGGGCGTACGGGTACTCGATGGCATCGAACTACAATCGGTTCCCGCGTCCGGCCGTGATCGCCGTACGCGACGGCAAAGCCCGCACGTTGATCCGTCGCGAGACATACGAAGATCTCGTCGCGCGGGACGTGTAG
- a CDS encoding wax ester/triacylglycerol synthase family O-acyltransferase: MPERLSALDAQFLHLETPSVHMHVAGLAVLDPSSRPQGPPTLESIEQVVRDRIHLVPRFRQKIVPVPFGIARPVWVDDPEFDLGFHLRRAALPHPGGRAELADYVQRVCSRPLDHSKSLWEMYLIEGLLDGFLGLLWKVHHAMIDGMSGIDIATVLLDFTPEGRAVEAQPWAPKPEPLPLDLLVSAVREQIANPIRVGIETLETVVRAPAAAAKQAQALAEGVASIVAAGNAPQSPFNRPVGPNRRFAMTEAPVCDFKEVKNALGGTVNDVVLAIVAGSLHKFLTHRGIPTDASTTFRTMVPVSTRDDSHRMALGNRVSNIFVDLPVGPMAPADRLKAIVQFTKDLKSSHQAIGASALMDIGTWAPPTLHALAARLASRSRLINLVVSNVPGPQVPLYLDGARVLTTYPMMPLAERCALSIACTSLGDVMGFGITTDWDTLPDIDVLARGLQESLEELKKAARA; the protein is encoded by the coding sequence GTGCCCGAAAGACTCAGCGCACTCGACGCACAATTCCTGCACCTGGAGACCCCCTCGGTCCACATGCACGTCGCCGGACTGGCCGTGCTCGACCCATCCTCGCGGCCGCAGGGACCCCCGACGCTGGAGTCGATCGAGCAGGTCGTCCGGGATCGGATCCACCTGGTTCCCCGCTTTCGCCAAAAGATCGTGCCCGTCCCGTTCGGCATCGCGCGCCCGGTCTGGGTCGATGACCCCGAATTCGACCTCGGATTCCACCTGCGGCGCGCGGCTCTGCCTCACCCCGGCGGACGCGCCGAACTCGCGGACTATGTGCAGAGGGTGTGTTCACGACCCCTGGACCACTCGAAATCCCTGTGGGAGATGTACTTGATCGAGGGCCTGCTGGACGGTTTCCTTGGGCTGCTGTGGAAGGTGCATCACGCGATGATCGACGGGATGAGCGGCATCGACATCGCCACCGTCTTGCTCGACTTCACCCCTGAGGGGCGGGCCGTCGAAGCCCAGCCGTGGGCCCCGAAGCCCGAACCCTTGCCGCTTGACCTACTGGTCTCGGCCGTCCGCGAACAGATCGCCAACCCGATTCGCGTGGGAATCGAGACGCTGGAGACCGTGGTGCGCGCGCCGGCCGCCGCGGCCAAGCAAGCGCAGGCACTCGCCGAAGGAGTCGCGTCGATCGTCGCCGCCGGCAACGCGCCGCAGAGCCCTTTCAACCGTCCAGTCGGCCCCAACCGCCGCTTCGCGATGACCGAGGCTCCGGTCTGCGATTTCAAGGAGGTCAAGAACGCGCTCGGCGGCACCGTCAACGACGTTGTCCTCGCGATCGTCGCGGGGTCGCTGCACAAGTTCCTGACTCATCGAGGCATCCCCACCGACGCTTCGACGACCTTTCGCACCATGGTGCCGGTCTCGACGCGCGACGACAGCCACCGAATGGCCCTGGGCAACCGCGTCTCAAACATCTTCGTGGATCTTCCGGTCGGCCCGATGGCTCCCGCCGACCGACTGAAGGCAATCGTCCAGTTCACCAAAGACCTGAAGTCGTCCCATCAGGCCATCGGAGCTTCCGCGCTGATGGACATCGGCACCTGGGCGCCGCCGACGCTACATGCGCTTGCGGCGCGCCTCGCCTCGCGAAGCCGCCTGATCAACCTCGTCGTGTCGAACGTTCCGGGACCGCAGGTTCCTCTGTACCTGGACGGCGCGCGCGTCCTGACGACGTACCCGATGATGCCGCTCGCCGAGCGATGCGCGTTGTCGATCGCATGCACGAGCCTCGGCGACGTCATGGGATTCGGGATCACCACCGATTGGGACACGCTCCCCGACATCGACGTCCTGGCGCGCGGCTTGCAGGAATCCCTGGAAGAGCTGAAGAAAGCGGCGCGCGCCTAG
- a CDS encoding homoserine dehydrogenase, whose amino-acid sequence MNKTLRIGQLGCGIVGSATLRMLATNAEDIRRRVGADLEVVSVAVRSLSKDRDVPSGTEALFTTDAHEVVNRADVDIVVEVMGGIEPARSLILEAFANGKPVITANKELLASLGQELFEAADAKGLDLYFEAAVAGGIPLIHPLKESLAGERIRKVMGIVNGTTNFILTRMEEEELEFGEALAEAERLGYTELDPSADIEGFDPAAKVAILASIAFNARVVSGDVYRQGIADITAQDIAFARRLGYTVKLLAIAEQQDGEIAVRVHPAMVPNHHPLASVRENFNAVFVEGENVGELMFYGRGAGGGPTGTSVVGDIIDVARNIISGGRGVGCTCYTDKKIRPIEAMYSQYYILLNVADRPGVLATVAHAFGDHNVSIKSVWQEGTGDQAQLVLITHRALEKDLQATLGTLKGLDDVTKITSVMRVEGGEA is encoded by the coding sequence ATGAACAAGACACTGAGAATCGGCCAGCTTGGATGCGGGATCGTCGGCTCGGCAACGCTGCGCATGCTGGCGACAAACGCTGAGGACATCCGCCGCCGCGTGGGCGCGGATCTCGAGGTTGTTTCCGTCGCCGTGCGGAGCTTGAGCAAGGATCGGGACGTCCCTTCCGGGACCGAGGCGCTGTTCACGACCGACGCGCACGAAGTCGTCAACCGGGCCGACGTCGACATCGTCGTCGAGGTCATGGGCGGAATCGAGCCTGCGCGATCGCTGATCCTTGAGGCCTTTGCCAACGGCAAACCCGTGATCACCGCAAACAAGGAGTTGCTCGCTTCGCTCGGGCAGGAGCTTTTTGAGGCCGCCGACGCGAAGGGCCTCGATTTGTATTTCGAAGCGGCGGTGGCCGGGGGGATTCCTCTGATCCACCCGCTGAAGGAGTCGCTGGCCGGCGAACGCATTCGCAAGGTGATGGGCATCGTCAACGGGACGACCAACTTCATCCTCACGCGCATGGAGGAAGAGGAGCTGGAGTTCGGTGAGGCGCTGGCCGAGGCGGAGCGCTTGGGCTACACCGAACTCGATCCGAGCGCCGACATCGAGGGCTTCGACCCTGCCGCGAAGGTTGCCATCTTGGCCAGCATCGCGTTCAACGCGCGTGTGGTGTCCGGTGACGTATACCGCCAGGGCATCGCCGATATCACTGCGCAGGACATCGCATTCGCGCGCCGGCTGGGGTACACGGTGAAACTGCTGGCGATCGCCGAGCAGCAAGACGGCGAGATCGCAGTGCGCGTGCACCCGGCGATGGTCCCGAACCACCACCCCCTTGCGAGCGTTCGTGAGAACTTCAACGCGGTCTTCGTCGAAGGAGAGAACGTCGGTGAGTTGATGTTCTACGGGCGCGGCGCCGGCGGGGGGCCGACGGGCACGAGCGTCGTCGGCGACATCATCGACGTGGCGCGCAACATCATCTCGGGCGGACGCGGCGTCGGTTGCACCTGCTACACCGACAAGAAGATCCGCCCGATCGAGGCGATGTACTCCCAGTACTACATCTTGTTGAACGTGGCCGACCGGCCCGGCGTCCTTGCAACGGTCGCGCACGCTTTCGGTGACCACAACGTGTCGATCAAGAGCGTTTGGCAGGAAGGGACCGGTGACCAGGCGCAGTTGGTGCTGATCACCCACCGCGCTCTCGAGAAGGACTTGCAGGCGACGCTTGGAACGCTGAAGGGTTTGGACGACGTCACTAAGATCACCAGCGTTATGCGCGTCGAAGGCGGGGAGGCGTGA
- a CDS encoding alpha/beta hydrolase, translated as MESNWIEAGGRVYCLRYPGPPDATPFVLVHGLGGSHANWLPIVPGLARHGTVYAIDLAGFGRTPPEGRSASVEANVALLNRVLAVLGRPVVLIGNSMGGAISILQAAAHPDSVAGLVLVDPALPPRYSHVFDRAGAQFLAAFAIPAAGIPMAQRRLRKVGPERVAMKGLKMCTVDYRRVDPAVVAEQIAIMRERMDQPWTTPAFLEASRSLVRLLARRREFLRTVRAVVAPTLMLMGRQDRLVPLAAAEAVARVRADWDFVVFDDVGHVPQLEAPRHTLAAIERWLGTSQIR; from the coding sequence GTGGAATCGAACTGGATTGAGGCCGGCGGACGGGTCTACTGCTTGCGGTACCCGGGCCCGCCCGACGCAACGCCGTTCGTCTTGGTGCACGGACTCGGCGGCTCCCACGCCAACTGGTTGCCGATCGTTCCCGGCCTCGCCCGACACGGGACCGTGTACGCGATCGACTTGGCCGGGTTCGGTCGCACGCCGCCGGAAGGGCGTAGCGCGTCCGTCGAGGCCAACGTGGCTTTGCTCAACCGGGTCCTTGCCGTGCTCGGTCGGCCGGTGGTGCTCATCGGGAATTCGATGGGCGGCGCGATCTCGATCCTTCAGGCTGCGGCTCACCCGGATTCGGTGGCAGGGCTGGTACTTGTTGATCCCGCGTTGCCGCCGCGGTATTCGCACGTGTTCGATCGCGCCGGCGCGCAGTTCCTCGCCGCGTTTGCGATCCCTGCCGCCGGGATTCCGATGGCGCAGCGTCGCTTGCGCAAGGTTGGTCCGGAGCGCGTCGCGATGAAGGGGCTGAAGATGTGCACAGTGGACTACCGGCGCGTCGATCCCGCGGTGGTCGCCGAGCAGATCGCGATCATGCGCGAACGGATGGACCAACCGTGGACCACGCCTGCGTTCTTGGAAGCATCGCGAAGTCTCGTTCGTCTGCTCGCGCGGCGCCGCGAGTTCCTGCGCACGGTGCGCGCCGTCGTTGCGCCGACGCTGATGCTTATGGGTCGCCAAGATCGCTTGGTTCCGCTTGCGGCGGCCGAGGCGGTGGCGCGCGTTCGCGCGGACTGGGACTTCGTCGTGTTCGACGACGTCGGTCACGTCCCGCAACTCGAAGCCCCCCGGCATACGCTCGCCGCGATCGAGCGCTGGCTGGGCACCTCGCAGATTCGCTAG
- a CDS encoding response regulator: MIGLARVLVVDDDRVIQQLLEVNLELEGYDVAKAGDGEEALEAVRVFRPDLILLDVMMPKIDGREVCRRLKADPETARIPIIFLSARAQEFDVASGIELGASAYVTKPFDPVDLLDTVERLLAGQPARPPRGS, from the coding sequence GTGATCGGACTGGCACGGGTGCTTGTGGTCGATGACGACCGAGTGATTCAGCAGTTGCTCGAGGTGAACCTTGAGTTGGAGGGCTACGACGTCGCCAAGGCGGGTGACGGCGAGGAGGCCCTTGAAGCCGTTCGTGTCTTCCGGCCGGATCTGATCCTGTTGGACGTCATGATGCCGAAGATCGACGGACGCGAGGTCTGTCGCAGGCTCAAGGCGGACCCCGAAACGGCGCGCATCCCGATCATCTTCTTGTCCGCCAGGGCCCAGGAATTCGATGTCGCGAGCGGGATCGAATTGGGGGCGTCGGCGTACGTCACCAAACCGTTCGACCCGGTGGATCTGCTGGACACGGTTGAGCGGTTGCTGGCCGGACAGCCGGCACGGCCTCCTCGGGGGAGCTGA